Below is a genomic region from Dryobates pubescens isolate bDryPub1 chromosome 26, bDryPub1.pri, whole genome shotgun sequence.
GTCAGCTGATAAAACTTCAGTCTCGGTTGTGAGCGCTAACACCGCCGGGAGAGCCGGGGACAGCCGGGCACTGACACTGCCGCAACAGGCATCTCCTAGTAACCACCGAACGGACACCAGCGAGGGGAACGGAACGGCCGTTACGGCCCCGATGCCGCCGCGCCCCCGCGAGCCCCGGGGGGCTCTGTCGCCCTGATGTCCCAGGGCCGCCGTTCCACACCCCGCCAGGGCTCCCGCCAGCTCCCCGGGGACTCTCCCCACGGCGGCGGAGGCCCGTCCGCCCCGCCCGGCCTCCCATCCCGtccccgccccgccgcgctcGGCACCCTCTGCCCTTCCCGGCTCCGCGGGGCCGCCCGCCCGGGCGCCGCGCGACTCTCGCGATGGGGTGGGGGTGCCCGGAACCCCCCAGCCGTCACTCACCGCCGCCTCCCGGCCTGGCTCCGCGGGGTGGGCGCGGAGCACAACAGGAAGTGAGGTCACGGCCCCGCGGGCACGCGCATGCCCGCCCGGCCCGCGCGGCAGCCCGCGCCCCCGCCCGGCCGCCGTTACTTCCGGCGGAGGGGGCGCGGCCTCGCCCGGGCGGCGCGGCCcggcgggaggcggcggggTCTGGCCCGAGCCGGGCCCTCAGGCGAGGCGGTGAGTGCGGGCGTGCGGGGCTCCTTCCCCTGCGCCGGTCCCGCCGCTCCGCCGCGGGGGCTGGCGCCGGCGGGGCTTCATGTCGGCGTGGCGGTGCCCCGGAGCCGTTGTCGGTCTCCTCGCTGGGCTAAAAGGCTCCGGGGGATGCGTGGGGGTTGTGCTGAGTCATCCCCTCCGCTGCCTGGGCTTCCGCCGAGGGTCGGGACTGAGGGCCGGCCGTATGGCTcgcggggggctgcagggccggGGTGTCCCCTGGGTCCTGCCGCAGCCCTCTGGGGCAGAAAGCAGGTGCCGCGGGGCCCGGGGGCTCCCCGGAGCCGAGAGCGGGCGAGAACGGGAGGTGTCAGAGCTTGTGGAGCGGGCGGATCAAGCGGCAGCCCTCGGTCGGCGGCTGGGGAACGGCCTCTGCCGCTTGTCCCGGTGTTAGTGAGCTGCCCCCAGGGTGCTCAGTGCCCCTGCTCCGGGAACGTCCTGGGGCTTCTCATCGCTTTATCTCGTTAAAACCGAACGGCTGCGCTGGTCCTGGTGCGGCGTCGTTAGCTGTGGGCTTGCAGTGCACCGAGCCAGGGTCGTAGTCCTATGTCGCTGGGCAACAGCTGAAGCCAAAACGGGGAAGGGTGGGGATGTGTTTCCCTAGGAGATGAAGGACGTGTTTCAGTGTGGGCTTTGACACAGCTTTACCCTGCGGTGGATTTTCCCCGGTAAATCATTCGTCTGTTGGTATTTTTGCTCTTTGGCTGCCGTGTCTGGAATGTTACAGCTTATACTTGGCCACCACGGAGTGGGTTTGATCTGAGTAAATCCTGTATCAGTTTGAGGGGTTGCTGTGTCAGGGATGAAGGACAACATGAGGCCATCCTGGGGCTGAACCTGGGAGTGTGTGTGGAGTGATGTCCTGTGTGTTTAAAAACCTTTTGCTGTCCTCTTGCTAAAGTTATGTAACACAAAGGGGTGGGccttaaaaccaaaccaaaccaaaccaaaaagcttGTAGGCTGAATTTCTCTTACATTTAGGTTTTAAATGGATTTTAAAGAAACTTTTTTGGGCCAAGGAAAAACCTTACTGAAGTAAGGCCCACATCTCGCTACCTAAGAGTATGTGAAATGGTAACTTGCTGTGGTGAGCATCATCTTGTCCATCTCTGGGTTAGCTTCCTCCTCCCATGTTTACTTGCTGCCTGACTCACAGGACACCAGGAGCCATGAACTTGTTATGGTACATTATCCCCTGGGTGTGTCCTAATGGTTGTCTGCAGTACAGGACACCTGATGAaatcagagcaggcagctggagcctcccttctccagctggaatcaggctgtgagggtgctgaaaatacccctccatgtccacctgTGTAACTGAGGTGCACAGGTTCATCTCCCTCTGTCTTCACCAAAGCCTTTTCGGTGCTGAGCTGTCAAAGCAGTGCCAATGATGCTGGAGTTGAAAAGCTCCTTTGGTAGGGAGcagcatttccatttatttAGTGCTGAATAAAGGCAGCTTAGGGGGAGCATTCCCAGAGTCCCAGGGGGCCACAAAGTGAAGTTTTTACAGCTATTCCTGCAGGAGCTTTTACAGAGTCACTCCTGCCTCACAGAAGGATTCCTCCTACCTATTGCATATCCATGGGGGCACCACTCATGAGAGTA
It encodes:
- the LOC128898565 gene encoding circumsporozoite protein-like, which encodes MKPRRRQPPRRSGGTGAGEGAPHTPPPPAGPRRPGEAAPPPPEVTAAGRGRGLPRGPGGHARARGAVTSLPVVLRAHPAEPGREAAVSDGWGVPGTPTPSRESRGARAGGPAEPGRAEGAERGGAGTGWEAGRGGRASAAVGRVPGELAGALAGCGTAALGHQGDRAPRGSRGRGGIGAVTAVPFPSLVSVRWLLGDACCGSVSARLSPALPAVLALTTETEVLSADRAFRVICGTSDQNSKKQITLVLLAQAVPLLKSTELGAHCEKH